From the Syngnathus typhle isolate RoL2023-S1 ecotype Sweden unplaced genomic scaffold, RoL_Styp_1.0 HiC_scaffold_113, whole genome shotgun sequence genome, one window contains:
- the LOC133148554 gene encoding forkhead box protein L2-like: MMATYQNPDDDAMALMIHDSNTAKEKERPKEEPVQEKVAEKPDPSQKPPYSYVALIAMAIRESSEKRLTLSGIYQYIISKFPFYEKNKKGWQNSIRHNLSLNECFIKVPREGGGERKGNYWTLDPACEDMFEKGNYRRRRRMKRPFRPPPTHFQPGKSLFGGDGYGYLSPPKYLQSSFMNNSWSLGQPPTPMPYTSCQMASGNVSPVKALSAPASYNPYSRVQSMALPGMVNSYNGMSHHHHPAHPHHSQQLSPATAAPPPVSAGNGAGLQFACSRQPAELSMMHCSYWEHESKHSALHTRIDI; the protein is encoded by the coding sequence ATGATGGCCACTTACCAAAACCCGGACGATGACGCAATGGCATTGATGATCCACGATAGCAACACCGCGAAGGAGAAAGAGCGGCCCAAAGAAGAGCCGGTCCAGGAAAAAGTCGCGGAGAAGCCGGATCCGTCTCAGAAACCTCCGTATTCCTATGTGGCCCTCATTGCGATGGCCATAAGGGAGAGCTCCGAGAAGCGGCTTACTTTGTCTGGTATTTACCAGTACATCATCAGTAAGTTTCCATTctatgagaaaaacaaaaagggctGGCAGAACAGTATCCGGCACAACCTGAGTCTCAACGAGTGCTTCATCAAGGTTCCGCGGGAGGGCGGCGGGGAAAGGAAGGGCAACTACTGGACCCTCGACCCGGCTTGCGAGGACATGTTCGAGAAGGGCAACTACCGAAGGCGCCGCCGAATGAAGCGACCGTTCCGGCCGCCGCCCACGCACTTTCAGCCGGGGAAGTCCTTGTTTGGAGGGGACGGCTATGGCTATCTGTCTCCACCCAAGTACCTGCAGTCCAGCTTCATGAATAACTCGTGGTCGCTGGGCCAGCCGCCCACCCCGATGCCCTACACGTCCTGTCAGATGGCCAGCGGAAATGTGAGCCCGGTCAAGGCTCTGTCCGCCCCCGCCTCCTACAACCCCTACTCGCGGGTGCAGAGCATGGCGCTCCCGGGGATGGTGAACTCTTACAACGGCAtgagccaccaccaccacccggcCCACCCGCACCACTCTCAGCAGCTGAGCCCGGCCACCGCCGCGCCGCCCCCAGTCTCGGCCGGCAACGGGGCCGGCCTTCAGTTCGCTTGCTCCCGTCAGCCCGCGGAGCTGTCCATGATGCACTGCTCGTATTGGGAACACGAGAGCAAACACTCTGCCTTGCACACGAGGATTGATATTTAA